A part of Streptomyces sp. NBC_01210 genomic DNA contains:
- a CDS encoding glycosyltransferase, with the protein MSALSWIAFGSLAAWGWLLLGQGFFWRTDQRLPRRAAPSLWPDVAIVVPARDEAEVLPVSLPSLLAQDYPGRAEILLVDDGSTDGTPELARALAERHGGLPVRVVSPGEPEPGWTGKLWALRHGIAVARAREPEYLLLTDADIAHEPDSLRELVAAARTNELDLVSQMARLRVVGGWERLVVPAFVYFFAQLYPFRWVNRQAARTAAAAGGCALLRMEAAERAGVPESIRQAVIDDVSLARAVQRTGGRIWLGLAERVDSVRPYPRLADLWRMVSRSAYAQLLHSPLLLAGTVVGLALVYLAPPAALCAGVLTHDPAAGWAGGLAWAVMTGTYLPMLRYYRQPLLLAPLLPFTALLYLLMTVDSAVQHYRGRGAAWKGRTYARPEAAPDR; encoded by the coding sequence ATGAGCGCCCTTTCCTGGATCGCCTTCGGATCGCTGGCCGCATGGGGATGGCTGCTGCTGGGCCAGGGCTTCTTCTGGCGTACGGACCAGCGGCTGCCCCGGCGCGCGGCCCCGTCGCTCTGGCCGGATGTGGCCATTGTCGTGCCCGCCAGGGACGAGGCCGAGGTGCTGCCGGTCAGCCTGCCCTCGCTGCTTGCGCAGGACTATCCCGGCCGGGCGGAGATCCTGCTCGTCGATGACGGCAGTACGGACGGCACGCCGGAACTGGCGCGTGCACTGGCCGAACGGCACGGCGGGCTGCCGGTGCGGGTCGTCTCCCCCGGCGAGCCGGAGCCCGGCTGGACCGGGAAGCTGTGGGCTCTGCGGCACGGCATCGCGGTCGCCCGGGCGCGCGAGCCCGAATATCTGCTGCTGACCGACGCCGACATCGCACACGAGCCGGACAGCCTGCGTGAGTTGGTGGCCGCAGCCCGTACCAACGAGCTGGACCTTGTCTCGCAGATGGCCCGGCTGCGGGTAGTCGGCGGCTGGGAGCGGCTGGTCGTGCCGGCGTTCGTCTACTTCTTCGCGCAGCTCTATCCCTTCCGGTGGGTCAACCGGCAGGCGGCACGCACGGCGGCCGCGGCGGGCGGCTGTGCGCTGCTGCGCATGGAGGCCGCCGAGCGGGCGGGCGTACCGGAGTCGATCCGGCAGGCGGTGATCGACGATGTGTCGCTGGCGCGGGCGGTGCAGCGGACCGGCGGCAGGATCTGGCTGGGGCTGGCGGAGCGGGTGGACAGTGTGCGTCCGTATCCGCGGCTGGCGGACCTGTGGCGGATGGTGTCGCGCAGCGCGTACGCACAGCTGCTGCACAGTCCGCTGCTGCTTGCCGGAACGGTGGTGGGGCTCGCGCTGGTGTATCTCGCGCCGCCCGCCGCGCTGTGCGCCGGCGTGTTGACCCATGACCCGGCCGCCGGCTGGGCCGGAGGTCTGGCATGGGCGGTGATGACCGGGACGTATCTGCCGATGCTGCGCTACTACCGGCAGCCGCTGCTCCTCGCTCCCCTGTTGCCGTTCACCGCACTGCTCTATCTGCTGATGACGGTTGATTCGGCGGTGCAGCACTACCGCGGTCGCGGCGCGGCCTGGAAGGGGCGTACGTACGCCCGTCCGGAGGCCGCGCCGGACCGCTGA
- a CDS encoding TerD family protein encodes MGASMSMLKGANTPVPARQVRVELGWRSGPGVPDVDASALLLASGKVRSDADFVFYNQPAHASGAVRHEGKRTAAGGVTDEVSVDLARVEPAIERIVLAASADGGSFGQVPGLYIRVLDAASGAEITRYESQDATVETAFVLGELYRRQGAWKFRAVGQGYSTGLGGLATDFGITVDEPQQPVPVPAAPQAPVAAPAPAAPVTPAAPSLPPRPAAAPSAPVRLTKVTLTKDTPSVSLSKQGGTSGAMRVNLSWQVRKQFQGWGAKLGRAVAMHGDLDLDLCALYELTDGRKGVVQALGNAFGALQQPPYIHLDGDDRTGGTSGENLTINLDHKDRLRRVVIFVTIYEGARSFADLDATVTLQPQNGAAIDFSLGECTVPSTVCALALITNTGSDLVVQREARFLVPERGVSPQRTIDYAYGWGMNWTPGRK; translated from the coding sequence ATGGGGGCGAGCATGTCCATGCTTAAAGGAGCCAATACTCCGGTGCCGGCGCGGCAGGTGCGCGTCGAGTTGGGATGGCGTTCAGGCCCCGGGGTGCCGGATGTCGACGCCTCGGCGCTCCTCCTGGCATCAGGAAAGGTCCGCTCCGACGCGGACTTCGTCTTCTACAACCAGCCGGCGCACGCCTCGGGCGCGGTACGCCACGAAGGGAAGCGGACCGCGGCAGGCGGCGTGACGGACGAGGTTTCGGTCGACCTCGCGCGCGTAGAGCCCGCGATCGAGCGGATCGTGCTGGCCGCGTCGGCGGACGGAGGCAGCTTCGGGCAGGTACCGGGGCTGTACATCAGGGTGCTCGACGCGGCGTCCGGGGCGGAGATCACCCGGTACGAGAGCCAGGACGCGACGGTCGAGACGGCCTTCGTCCTCGGCGAGCTCTACCGGCGACAGGGCGCCTGGAAGTTCCGGGCAGTGGGGCAGGGCTACAGCACCGGACTCGGGGGCCTCGCGACGGACTTCGGCATCACGGTCGACGAACCGCAGCAGCCGGTCCCGGTACCGGCCGCCCCACAGGCCCCCGTAGCCGCTCCGGCACCCGCCGCGCCCGTGACGCCCGCTGCGCCCTCGCTGCCGCCTCGTCCCGCTGCCGCGCCGTCCGCTCCCGTACGTCTCACCAAGGTGACGCTGACGAAGGACACCCCGTCCGTCTCCCTCAGCAAGCAGGGCGGCACCTCCGGTGCCATGCGGGTCAACCTCAGCTGGCAGGTGCGCAAACAATTCCAGGGCTGGGGCGCCAAACTGGGTCGCGCCGTCGCCATGCACGGGGACCTCGACCTGGACCTGTGCGCGCTCTACGAACTCACCGACGGCCGTAAGGGGGTCGTCCAGGCGCTCGGCAACGCCTTCGGCGCGCTCCAGCAGCCCCCGTACATCCACCTCGACGGCGACGACCGCACCGGTGGCACGTCCGGCGAGAACCTCACCATCAACCTGGACCACAAGGACCGGCTTCGCCGGGTCGTCATCTTTGTCACCATCTACGAAGGTGCGCGCAGTTTCGCCGACCTGGATGCGACCGTCACTCTCCAGCCGCAGAACGGCGCCGCCATCGACTTCTCGCTCGGTGAGTGCACTGTGCCGTCGACCGTCTGCGCGCTGGCGCTGATCACCAATACCGGCTCCGATCTCGTCGTCCAGCGCGAGGCCCGTTTCCTCGTGCCCGAGCGTGGCGTGAGCCCGCAGCGCACCATCGACTACGCCTACGGCTGGGGCATGAACTGGACACCCGGCAGGAAGTGA